In one window of Henckelia pumila isolate YLH828 chromosome 1, ASM3356847v2, whole genome shotgun sequence DNA:
- the LOC140888183 gene encoding uncharacterized protein — MACQVHTWSLSGLVAAFLNLAIAYLFLCVSAVAFFASTFLSFFGLYLPCPCKNIASKDNCLNRLLIDFPAQQVSNVQLSVKEKFPFNDSIWARNYPNNIGADNRVNEILEIEGDASCSSVSDVRRSRNVAGREFGQWDEEYDVRGKGVISYRPRSRLHRRSRKGGVDHGKYSAASSYDPSLHEEILGSIPHSHSSSNKGGDGITQGISLPVDYGGAYHIEYKKDPSVIGRRKSNLNSVQTNNSSDDDMEIKKNVLSVEDVQESKSFFGQEGNTIQLLEQALEEERAARDALYIELEKERNAAASAAEEAMAMILRLQEEKAVTEMEARQHQRIFEEKSAYDAEEMEILKEILVRREMEKHLLEKEVEGYRQMVSLGNQQLEDDGPDTSGSLQKLFGLLIDPNDDPLVMLHQLSASTDMKLMSENRCSSGAVNESPIQVEDEKCISQKQENLGGESIQMLGSANVGNMDLQEKEIISTDGNMCLTTSGSQESNFHEKSLSIERKELERNEEMNLVPNMDEKNSKIVNGTGTTDLHYTQSLKPKEEEICHEFNNSGDLTLEKDSHVYDVHVVGDGICICNDDNMNKVEKLSVGGSSQVDKNSIPFEPLVTKSVNIMMDCPSTSVPHAEVNVKRSNSDVYHRLPPVVPKVTSKLSDLRRSSMSVVDGGMLNIDNEVGQLLERLRIVKEGREKLSFNLENRGRENFQLKRLEDTASQVQQFRHLTEPGNTTLSKKKRCKSVSSGHQRSS; from the exons ATGGCATGCCAGGTGCATACGTGGAGTTTGAGTGGTTTAGTTGCTGCTTTTCTTAATCTCGCAATAGCCTACTTGTTTTTGTGTGTCTCTGCTGTAGCTTTCTTTGCTTCGACATTTCTGAGCTTCTTTGGTTTGTACTTACCATGCCCTTGTAAAAACATCGCCAGTAAAGATAATTGCTTAAATAGGCTATTGATTGATTTCCCTGCTCAGCAAGTGTCCAATGTTCAGCTCTCTGTTAAGGAGAAATTCCCTTTCAATGATTCCATATGGGCAAGAAACTACCCTAATAATATTGGGGCAGATAATCGTGTAAATGAGATTCTTGAAATCGAAGGTGATGCTTCGTGTAGTTCGGTGTCTGATGTGAGGCGGTCGAGAAATGTGGCTGGGAGGGAATTTGGCCAATGGGATGAGGAATATGATGTAAGGGGGAAAGGGGTCATCAGTTATAGGCCAAGGAGTAGATTGCATAGGCGAAGTAGAAAAGGGGGAGTCGATCATGGAAAGTATTCTGCGGCTTCGTCGTATGATCCTTCTTTACATGAAGAGATTCTAGGTAGCATTCCTCATTCTCATTCCTCTAGCAACAAGGGAGGAGATGGAATCACCCAAGGAATCTCGCTGCCTGTTGACTATGGAGGTGCTTATCACATTGAGT ATAAGAAGGATCCCTCAGTAATAGGCAGGAGGAAAAGTAATCTCAATAGTGTCCAAACAAATAATAGTTCTGATGATGATATGGAAATTAAGAAAAATGTACTGTCCGTTGAAGACGTACAAGAGTCAAAAAGTTTCTTTGGACAAGAAGGAAATACAATCCAACTCTTGGAACAAGCACTTGAAGAAGAACGCGCTGCTCGTGATGCCCTGTATATTGAGCTTGAAAAAGAGAGAAATGCAGCTGCCTCTGCTGCAGAAGAGGCTATGGCTATGATTCTGCGCCTGCAGGAAGAGAAGGCAGTCACAGAAATGGAAGCTCGGCAACATCAgagaatttttgaagaaaaatctgCCTACGACGCTGAAGAAATGGAAATTTTGAAAGAAATCTTGGTCAGAAGGGAGATGGAGAAACATTTGTTGGAAAAGGAAGTTGAAGGGTATAGGCAGATGGTTTCTCTTGGAAATCAACAATTGGAAGATGATGGTCCGGATACGAGTGGTTCTCTGCAAAAACTTTTTGGGCTTTTGATTGATCCGAATGATGATCCTCTTGTGATGCTACACCAACTTTCAGCATCTACTGACATGAAGTTAATGTCTGAAAATAGATGTTCAAGTGGTGCTGTGAATGAATCTCCAATTCAAGTCGAGGACGAAAAATGTATCTCCCAAAAACAAGAAAACCTCGGGGGGGAATCAATACAAATGTTGGGAAGTGCTAATGTTGGAAACATGGATCTTCAGGAGAAAGAGATTATATCTACTGATGGTAACATGTGTTTAACAACAAGTGGTTCTCAAGAAAGTAATTTTCATGAGAAATCTCTCTCTATTGAAAGGAAAGAACTAGAACGAAATGAGGAAATGAACCTGGTCCCTAATATGGATGAAAAGAATTCTAAAATTGTCAATGGAACTGGAACGACTGACCTACATTATACGCAGAGTTTGAAGCCGAAAGAGGAAGAAATATGTCATGAATTTAACAATTCAGGTGATCTAACATTAGAGAAAGACTCTCATGTTTATGATGTTCATGTTGTTGGCGATGGAATCTGCATTTGCAATGATGACAACATGAACAAAGTTGAAAAGCTTTCAGTAGGCGGTTCTTCGCAAGTTGATAAAAATTCCATCCCATTTGAACCGCTTGTGACAAAGAGTGTCAATATCATGATGGATTGTCCGAGTACTAGTGTCCCGCATGCTGAAGTCAATGTCAAAAGGAGCAATTCAGATGTATATCACAGACTTCCACCAGTCGTCCCGAAAGTTACATCCAAGCTCTCTGACCTGCGTAGAAGTTCCATGTCTGTGGTAGATGGTGGAATGCTAAACATTGACAACGAAGTTGGGCAGCTTCTTGAAAGATTACGGATTGTCAAGGAAGGACGTGAAAAACTTAGCTTCAATTTGGAGAATCGCGGCAGGGAAAATTTTCAATTGAAGCGTCTGGAGGATACAGCAAGCCAGGTTCAGCAGTTTCGGCACTTAACAGAACCGGGAAATACT ACTTTGTCCAAGAAAAAACGATGCAAAAGTGTTTCTTCGGGACACCAAAGAAGCTCATAA
- the LOC140863466 gene encoding uncharacterized protein — translation MVPISIKLDGSNYGLWSQVVEMYISGKDKLGYINGDQPQPPENDPSFRKWRTENATVKGWLINSMDHSLIVNFIRYPMAKQVWDSIATTYFDGTDTSQVYELRRRVSRMRQAGGSIEKYYNDLQGLWREIDFRRPNPMKCIDDIKSYNSIVQEKRVYTFLDGLDDRLDHVRSDVLRLKPFPSIEQAYAHIRREDLRQSVMISGAETVPSGAVMAIKGMKSSHSQTLPRLGSYSRSKSHSNGNKCTHCGSTKHTQETCFKLHDYPDWWHELQSRKKRDAPAHEDTPGRAAVATAESHLSLIPMATPTASTPDQGNCNLGFCGTTTRNDGA, via the coding sequence ATGGTCCCAATTAGCATCAAGTTGGATGGTTCCAACTATGGTCTGTGGTCCCAGGTTGTTGAGATGTACATCTCAGGAAAAGACAAACTTGGATACATCAATGGTGACCAACCCCAACCACCAGAAAATGACCCCTCCTTTCGTAAGTGGCGCACAGAAAATGCTACGGTGAAAGGCTGGCTGATCAACTCCATGGACCATTCCTTGATCGTGAACTTTATTCGCTACCCAATGGCAAAGCAGGTATGGGACTCTATTGCTACAACCTACTTCGATGGGACTGACACCTCGCAGGTATACGAGCTCAGACGCCGTGTATCTCGAATGAGACAAGCAGGCGGATCTATAGAAAAATACTACAATGATTTACAAGGTCTGTGGCGAGAGATCGATTTCCGTCGACCGAATCCAATGAAATGCATAGATGACATAAAAAGCTACAACTCCATTGTACAGGAGAAGCGAGTCTACACCTTTCTTGACGGACTAGATGATCGGTTGGATCATGTTCGAAGCGATGTTCTTCGCTTAAAACCTTTCCCTTCAATCGAGCAGGCGTATGCTCATATTCGAAGGGAAGATCTCCGACAATCTGTGATGATATCGGGAGCAGAAACAGTACCTAGTGGTGCTGTTATGGCCATCAAAGGCATGAAATCTAGCCACTCACAAACTTTGCCCAGACTTGGATCCTACTCACGATCTAAGAGTCATTCTAATGGGAATAAATGTACTCACTGTGGAAGCACAAAGCATACCCAGGAAACTTGTTTCAAATTACACGACTACCCAGATTGGTGGCACGAGTTACAGTCCCGAAAGAAACGAGATGCTCCGGCACATGAAGATACACCAGGTCGAGCAGCGGTGGCCACGGCGGAATCTCATTTATCTCTCATTCCCATGGCGACACCTACTGCCTCAACCCCAGATCAAGGTAATTGTAATCTTGGTTTTTGCGGCACTACTACTCGGAATGACGGTGCCTAG